The nucleotide sequence ATGGGATGTTGGCCATCAGGCTTATCCTCACAAAATCCTGACAGGACGTCGAGATCGCATTGATACGATTCGTCAAAAAAATGGTCTTCATCCTTTCCCGTGGCGAGATGAAAGTGAATATGACACCTTATGTGTTGGGCACTCATCGACCTCTATCAGCGCTGGATTAGGTATGGCAATTGCTGCTCAACGCGAAGGCAAAGGCCGCCGTACAGTTTGTGTTATCGGTGATGGTGCGATAACAGCGGGGATGGCTTTCGAAGCGATGAACCACGCCGGGGATATCGACCCGGATATATTAGTCATTCTTAATGACAACGAAATGTCTATCTCGGAGAACGTTGGTGCATTAAATAACCATCTAGCCCAACTTCTTTCCGGAAAACTCTACACCACATTGCGAGAAGGCGGGAAAAAAGTCTTTTCCAATCTACCACCGATTAAAGAACTACTGAAAAAAACTGAAGAACATATCAAAGGCATGGTTGTTCCTGGCACTCTGTTTGAAGAATTAGGTTTTAATTACATTGGTCCCATCGACGGACATGATGTACTGACATTGACTCAAACACTGAAAAATATGCGTGAGTTGAAAGGGCCACAGCTACTGCACATCATGACCAAAAAGGGTCGTGGCTATGCACCTGCCGAAAAAGATCCCATCAGCTGGCATGCGGTACCTAAATTTGATCCGACCACTGGCGCATTACCTAAAAGTTCAGACAACCGCCCTACTTTCTCCAAAATCTTTGGAGATTGGTTATGTGAAGAGGCCGCTAACGATAAAAAATTGATGGCAATTACACCCGCCATGCGTGAAGGCTCTGGTATGGTGCGTTTCTCCCGAGAATATCCTGATCAATACTTTGATGTCGCCATTGCAGAACAACATGCCGTGACTTTCGCCGCTGGTTTGGCAATTGGTGGTTACAGGCCGATTGTTGCTATCTATTCAACATTTCTCCAACGTGCTTATGACCAGGTTATCCATGATATCGCCATTCAGAATCTACCTGTTTTATTTGCAATAGATCGCGGCGGTATCGTAGGTGCTGATGGTCAGACACATCAAGGTGCCTTTGATCTTTCATTCCTTCGTTGCATCCCCAACATGGTCATTATGGCACCAAGCGATGAGAACGAATGCCGCCAAATGCTACATACCGGCTATCATTATCAGCAAGGTCCAGTAGCCGTACGTTATCCACGAGGAACCGGAACGGGAGCAGAACCCCAACCATTTGAACAATTGCCAATTGGTAAAGGTGTTATTCGCCGTCAGGGTAATAAGGTAGCGATCCTAAACTTTGGTACTCTGTTACCCGATGCAATAACAGCAGCAGAGTCACTGGATGCAACTGTTGTTGATATGCGTTTTGTCAAACCACTGGATAAAGAATTAATATTAGACATGGCCGATAACCATGATTTATTGGTCACACTGGAAGAAAATGCCATTATGGGCGGTGCCGGAAGTGGCGTTAATGAATTACTAATGCAGAAAGGCCGCCTGGTACAAATTCTGAATATTGGCTTGCCTGATCAATTTGTGCCACAAGGTAGTCAGGAAGAAATCAAAGCGGATTTAGGGCTTGATGCCGCCGGTATTCAAAATAGTATCAATAAAAGGCTATTTTCCTGAGTGTATAGGGATAATAGGATATTTATCCTATTATCCTCAATGTGTGGATTTACAGATTAATCACGTATAATGATTTGAGTTAAAATCGCCAGCAGTCTACACCCCCTACTCTGACGCCTACGTTAGGAAATATTAGTGATAATCTGTCGAATTGTTCCATTATTGGAATTGTAATTAAATAATCTATAAACCGATTGGTTTGCTGTAGTTAATTTTAGTGAGCGGGAATTGCTATAGCTATTATCCCAAATAATCGAGACTAACGCTGAACAAGTATTATATAGGTAAAGTTTGTCAGGTTTCATGTAAAGCCGCAACGCATAGCGAAGCGGCTTTTTTTAGGATTATAGTAGGAAGTGCCTCAAATTAGATGATATGTATTTCCGCATTCTTCTCTATAAAAAGGCACCATTTTCAGAATCAAGTAACGATGCTTACCAAAGTACTCTACACAAACCCAGCAATCCAGTGCAGCCGACTTCTGATATTTCGTGCAGTCGTCTTCTGAAAATGACAAAATCGATAGGGGTCATGACCGTGCCAAAAACGTTCGTATTTGATACGGTACTTGTACGCTTTCATTATGTACATTTTGCTAATAGGCACACCTTAGTGTACAATTTCAATGCGTATAAATAGGAGGGCGTAACAATGCCTCAGATCCCAGTAGAAACTAACGACCGAATGTCGCTACGTATTGCCTCAGAAGAAAAGTCGCTGTTGATGCGTGCAGCCGCTTTACAACATACCAACTTGACTGAGTTCGTGCTCCGCAATGTGATGCCAGCAGCACGGAAAGTTATCGACGAGAACGAACGGCTGGAGCTGACCGAAAGAGATAGTTTGCATGTTCTGGATCTTTTGGATAACCCACCGGCACCCAATGATAAATTGTTGGCCGCAGCATTTGCCTTGCCGAAACAATCATGATGCTACCAATCTGGCACGAAGAACCTATAGGCAAACATCATGATCGTGGTGCTTTTGACTGTGGTGATGAGGCGTTGAATCAGTTTTTACATCGCCATGCAAGGCAGAGCCATGAGAAAGGTGGGGCAAAAACCTACCTTGCAGTTAGCAAGAACAATGGAACGGTATTAGGTTACTACAGTCTAAGTCCCGCTTCTATTGCTTATGAACGTGCACCGGAAGTGATTAAACGTGGTCTGGCTCGACATGAAGTGCCAGTATTTCGGCTTGGCCGTCTGGCTATAGATCTTTCAGTACAGAGTCAAGGACTCGGTGGTCAGTTGTTGCTAGCCGCTGGTCGGCGCTGTTTATTGGTGGCCGCACAGGCTGGCGGGGTTGCATTGCTGATTGATGCCAAGAATGAGCGTGTTGCCGAGTGGTACGCCAGCTATGGTGCTATTCCGCTATTAGATGCCCACCTATCTTTGCTGTTACCATTCAAAACAATACATGCAGCTCTAGTCACTGCGGGGAAGCTTTAAATGAACGAAGCAACCAATCACAATAAATTACAACCACCACCAGATATCTCTGTTAAGCGACAGGGAAACGCCTATGTCATATTTAACCTGAGTTCTGGATAAGAAATTGACGAGAAGCCTGTTCCGGGAGCAAAATTTTGGTGAACGCCGAAAACAGCTCCGGGGAGGAACAGGCCAAGGATAAGTTAGTGGAAATTTTCTGCGATGTCGACGATTTTTGCCGTTTTTTCATCCCTCAGTGGACACAGTTTTGCCTTGATAACGGATACCGTCTACGTCACCGCCAAGGTCGCATGTCTCCCAGTGAAATCATGACTATCCTGATCCTCTTTCATCTATCACATTACCGTGATTTTAAACATTTTTATCTGGAGCATATTTGGAAATATCACCACAATGATTTTCCCACCTTGCTCAGTTATACCCGTTTTATTCGTGTCGCGCCTTCCGTTTTGGCACCACTGTGCAGTTATCTGACTCAATTAAAAGGGAAACCGACTGGCATTGCTTTTATTGATTCCACCAGTTTGGGTATTTGTCATAACATCCGCATTCCCCGTCATCAGGTTTTTGAGGGGATCGCAAAACGAGGAAAAACCTCGATGGGATGATGTGATGGACGTCCCCTTTTTCAGCGGTAAAGAGTGTCACTTTCATCACGAAGAAACGTCGTAACATGAAAGCGCGTATGCTGGCAGAGTGGGATAAAATCATGTTATCAACGCGTTTCATCATAGAAACCATCAATGATCAATTAAAGAATATTTCTCAAATAGAGCATTCGCGCCACCGAAGTATAACGGGATTTCTGTTGACCGTTTTAGGTGGTGTGATTGCTTACTGCCTTAAATTAAAAAAACCATCACTGAAAATTTTCTACTCAGAAGACGATTTTCCAGTGATGGTTTAAACAGAATTCGGGTTAATTTAGAAAAACTTTACTGCTGCGTCGATGACTTTTGCCAAAAATTTCTAACACTCCCTATAAACCAATACTTCTTTCATCCCTCTAAGCTTCTAATTCCTTGAAAATCTGCGTCATTGTGTCACTCAGAACTTCCACTAAATTCCTTTATCACTCGAACAATTCCGCATGTGTACCGGTTCTGACAAACTCGATTGCATTTTTCTGTTCGTCCAAAAGATAAATTAAAAGAAAATCCCCCCAATATGACACTCTCTAAATCCAGCCCAATCTCCGATTAACTCATGATCTT is from Photorhabdus laumondii subsp. laumondii and encodes:
- the dxs gene encoding 1-deoxy-D-xylulose-5-phosphate synthase, whose product is MSIDIAKYPTLALAENPEELRMLPKESLPKLCDELRQFLLNSVSRSSGHFASGLGTVELTVALHYVYKTPFDKLVWDVGHQAYPHKILTGRRDRIDTIRQKNGLHPFPWRDESEYDTLCVGHSSTSISAGLGMAIAAQREGKGRRTVCVIGDGAITAGMAFEAMNHAGDIDPDILVILNDNEMSISENVGALNNHLAQLLSGKLYTTLREGGKKVFSNLPPIKELLKKTEEHIKGMVVPGTLFEELGFNYIGPIDGHDVLTLTQTLKNMRELKGPQLLHIMTKKGRGYAPAEKDPISWHAVPKFDPTTGALPKSSDNRPTFSKIFGDWLCEEAANDKKLMAITPAMREGSGMVRFSREYPDQYFDVAIAEQHAVTFAAGLAIGGYRPIVAIYSTFLQRAYDQVIHDIAIQNLPVLFAIDRGGIVGADGQTHQGAFDLSFLRCIPNMVIMAPSDENECRQMLHTGYHYQQGPVAVRYPRGTGTGAEPQPFEQLPIGKGVIRRQGNKVAILNFGTLLPDAITAAESLDATVVDMRFVKPLDKELILDMADNHDLLVTLEENAIMGGAGSGVNELLMQKGRLVQILNIGLPDQFVPQGSQEEIKADLGLDAAGIQNSINKRLFS
- a CDS encoding DUF1778 domain-containing protein, which gives rise to MPQIPVETNDRMSLRIASEEKSLLMRAAALQHTNLTEFVLRNVMPAARKVIDENERLELTERDSLHVLDLLDNPPAPNDKLLAAAFALPKQS
- a CDS encoding N-acetyltransferase — encoded protein: MMLPIWHEEPIGKHHDRGAFDCGDEALNQFLHRHARQSHEKGGAKTYLAVSKNNGTVLGYYSLSPASIAYERAPEVIKRGLARHEVPVFRLGRLAIDLSVQSQGLGGQLLLAAGRRCLLVAAQAGGVALLIDAKNERVAEWYASYGAIPLLDAHLSLLLPFKTIHAALVTAGKL